A stretch of the Cryptosporangium phraense genome encodes the following:
- a CDS encoding methylated-DNA--[protein]-cysteine S-methyltransferase translates to MSAYYSTVDTPAGAFTAIEADGTVLASGWTSTIDDLVGLIHPRLRPAQLTPRAELGDVTKAVITYHEGDVNAIDAVPVRQESGPFMMAAWDALRTVPAGDPVTYTEYAALAGNATAVRAAAMACARNAAALFVPCHRVLRLDGTLGGFRWGVQTKRWLLDHEAGVE, encoded by the coding sequence ATGTCCGCCTACTACTCCACTGTCGACACCCCGGCCGGCGCGTTCACCGCGATCGAGGCCGACGGAACCGTCCTGGCCAGCGGCTGGACGAGCACGATCGACGATCTCGTCGGGCTGATCCACCCCCGGCTGCGGCCCGCCCAGCTGACGCCGCGCGCCGAGCTGGGCGACGTCACGAAGGCCGTGATCACGTACCACGAGGGCGACGTCAACGCGATCGACGCGGTGCCGGTCCGTCAGGAATCCGGGCCGTTCATGATGGCGGCCTGGGACGCGCTGCGCACGGTTCCGGCCGGCGACCCGGTGACCTACACCGAGTACGCGGCGCTGGCCGGAAACGCGACGGCGGTGCGGGCCGCGGCGATGGCGTGCGCCCGCAACGCGGCCGCGCTGTTCGTCCCCTGCCACCGGGTGCTCCGCCTCGACGGGACGCTCGGCGGCTTCCGGTGGGGCGTCCAGACCAAGCGCTGGCTGCTCGACCACGAAGCCGGTGTCGAGTAG
- a CDS encoding metal-dependent hydrolase — MVMGPTHAISGAAAWLVGSAVAAQLGGYMQSPIELTTYTVACAGAALLPDLDTSGRVTANKGGATVARTFGIVSLFLAECVEKVSLGVYTVTRSRRDAKRRNGHRTFTHTWLFAAGLGFGVGYLAERYGRTAVVIALFLLFGLGIRGLMADAAKSSGWIIVTALSALAAYVAIDTLPADRGYPLLGLSVGIGCVVHTFGDMITKAGCPVLWPLPIRGRRWHEVGMPDRIAVRAGGTVERTVLVPAFTVLAVLGVIIAVPGVAALLSRALSRLSST; from the coding sequence ATGGTCATGGGGCCTACCCATGCCATCTCCGGAGCCGCCGCCTGGCTGGTCGGCTCCGCGGTGGCGGCCCAACTCGGGGGCTACATGCAGTCCCCGATCGAGCTGACGACCTACACGGTCGCCTGCGCGGGGGCGGCGCTGCTTCCCGATCTCGACACGTCCGGCCGGGTCACCGCCAACAAGGGCGGGGCCACGGTCGCGCGGACGTTCGGCATCGTGTCGCTCTTCCTGGCCGAGTGCGTCGAGAAGGTGTCGCTCGGCGTCTACACGGTGACGCGGTCTCGTCGGGACGCGAAGCGGCGGAACGGGCACCGGACGTTCACCCATACCTGGCTGTTCGCGGCCGGACTGGGGTTCGGCGTCGGGTATCTGGCCGAGCGCTACGGGCGCACCGCAGTGGTGATCGCGCTGTTCCTGCTGTTCGGGCTGGGTATCCGGGGACTGATGGCCGACGCCGCCAAGTCGTCGGGCTGGATCATCGTCACCGCGTTGTCGGCCCTGGCGGCGTACGTGGCGATCGACACGCTGCCGGCCGACCGGGGGTATCCGCTGCTCGGGCTCTCGGTCGGCATCGGCTGCGTGGTGCACACGTTCGGCGACATGATCACGAAGGCCGGGTGTCCGGTGCTGTGGCCGTTGCCGATCCGGGGTAGGCGGTGGCACGAGGTCGGTATGCCCGATCGCATCGCGGTCCGGGCCGGCGGCACGGTCGAGCGCACGGTGCTGGTGCCGGCGTTCACGGTGCTGGCGGTGCTGGGCGTGATCATCGCGGTGCCGGGCGTCGCGGCGCTGCTGAGCCGTGCGCTGTCGCGGCTATCGTCTACATAA
- a CDS encoding class I SAM-dependent methyltransferase yields MQTWEASMSDRGSEASYGRDLLELLAALPGERVLDLGCGTGDHVALLRSRRVAADGVDQSPSRIARAEEKYPDYPYFSVADARALNVEAYYDAVFSNAVLHWIPEPAAVVASVASALRPGGRFVAEFGGAGNVRTIVDAAQDVREEFGLPRAPVPWFYPTVGEYATVVEGAELEVRSAWLFDRPTVLDGTEGLANWLRMHAEFLLEGVDAEKFVGELEDRVRDRLWRNGAWWADYRRIRVVAVKG; encoded by the coding sequence ATGCAGACTTGGGAAGCCTCGATGTCCGACCGTGGTTCGGAGGCTTCGTACGGGCGGGACCTGCTCGAACTGCTCGCCGCGTTACCCGGCGAGCGGGTGCTCGACCTGGGCTGCGGAACCGGCGATCACGTGGCGCTGCTGCGGTCGCGCCGGGTGGCCGCGGACGGCGTCGACCAGAGCCCGTCGCGGATCGCCAGGGCCGAGGAGAAGTATCCCGACTACCCGTACTTCTCGGTGGCCGACGCCCGGGCGCTGAACGTCGAGGCGTACTACGACGCGGTGTTCTCGAACGCGGTCCTGCACTGGATTCCGGAGCCGGCCGCCGTGGTGGCGTCGGTCGCGTCGGCGCTGCGGCCCGGCGGGCGGTTCGTGGCCGAGTTCGGCGGCGCGGGCAACGTGCGGACGATCGTCGACGCGGCTCAGGACGTCCGGGAGGAGTTCGGGCTGCCGCGGGCGCCGGTGCCGTGGTTCTACCCGACGGTCGGCGAGTACGCGACGGTGGTGGAGGGGGCCGAGCTGGAGGTGCGGTCGGCGTGGCTGTTCGACCGTCCGACGGTGCTCGACGGCACGGAGGGCCTGGCGAACTGGCTGCGGATGCACGCGGAGTTCCTGCTCGAGGGCGTGGACGCGGAGAAGTTCGTCGGTGAGCTGGAGGACCGGGTGCGGGACCGGCTGTGGCGGAACGGGGCTTGGTGGGCGGATTATCGTCGGATCCGCGTAGTGGCGGTGAAGGGCTGA
- a CDS encoding glycerophosphodiester phosphodiesterase, translating into MSQPLISAHRGGPEGIHRPNSLEAIQAAVELGVDLVEFDVRRAPDGSLAIAHDSLLPRPGAEQAPSLRSALEAIQGSRTIAHVDIKETGDEVAIAGLCEQYLGTDGFFVTTTEDESVRVLRTSMPHLSVALSLGKLPAIPALLAELFPAGRIARCSPTMLAVNHRLARAGLLRWAHDRGLRVLAWTVNSPGLIQWASEERRLWAFTTDRPRYALALRGQQNLPLPS; encoded by the coding sequence ATGTCCCAGCCGTTGATTTCGGCTCATCGAGGTGGTCCCGAAGGGATCCACCGCCCGAACAGCCTGGAGGCGATCCAGGCTGCCGTGGAACTCGGTGTCGACCTGGTCGAGTTCGACGTCCGCAGAGCGCCGGACGGATCCCTGGCCATCGCCCACGATTCTCTCCTACCGCGCCCCGGAGCCGAGCAGGCGCCGAGCCTACGGTCAGCCCTGGAAGCGATCCAGGGAAGCCGAACGATCGCGCACGTGGACATCAAGGAGACCGGCGACGAAGTCGCCATCGCCGGCCTCTGCGAGCAGTACCTGGGAACCGACGGCTTCTTCGTCACGACGACCGAAGACGAGAGCGTGCGGGTGCTGCGGACTTCGATGCCGCACCTCTCGGTGGCCCTGTCGCTGGGCAAGCTCCCGGCGATCCCCGCGCTGCTGGCCGAGCTCTTCCCGGCCGGCCGAATCGCCCGCTGCTCGCCGACCATGCTGGCCGTCAATCACCGCCTGGCCCGAGCCGGCCTGCTCCGCTGGGCGCACGACCGAGGGCTGCGCGTTCTGGCCTGGACCGTGAACAGTCCGGGGCTGATCCAGTGGGCGAGCGAAGAGCGCCGTTTGTGGGCCTTCACGACCGACCGTCCGCGGTATGCACTGGCTCTACGGGGACAGCAGAACCTACCGCTACCGAGCTGA
- a CDS encoding VOC family protein — MARAVVHFEIIGKNPAALRTFYAELFGWEYNVGDASSDLVSDPGQYGFIDGASTENPSPINGGIGGGPGHSPHVIFYVGVPDVEQTLRDAERLGGKRLLESTANGPIAVGHFSDPEGNVVGIAGPIRPEAR; from the coding sequence ATGGCACGAGCAGTGGTGCACTTCGAAATCATCGGCAAGAACCCGGCAGCGCTACGGACCTTCTACGCCGAACTGTTCGGCTGGGAGTACAACGTCGGCGACGCCTCCAGCGACCTCGTCTCGGACCCGGGCCAGTACGGCTTCATCGACGGCGCCTCCACCGAGAACCCCAGCCCGATCAACGGCGGCATCGGCGGCGGCCCCGGGCACTCTCCGCACGTGATCTTCTACGTCGGCGTACCAGACGTCGAACAAACGTTGCGGGACGCCGAGCGGCTCGGTGGGAAGCGTTTGCTGGAGTCCACGGCGAACGGCCCGATCGCGGTCGGGCACTTCTCCGACCCGGAGGGCAACGTGGTCGGAATCGCCGGCCCGATCCGGCCGGAGGCCCGATGA
- a CDS encoding YciI family protein, whose product MKYLVLIYGNPLTWAHPIYLNDPAFLALPPAERAAIHDRAEKLRDAITESGELLGGEMLDAPTTARTVRVRARQKIVTDGPYAETKEQLAGFVILDCATPERAAEIAAAIPDARFTGIELRPMI is encoded by the coding sequence ATGAAGTACCTGGTCCTGATCTACGGCAACCCACTCACCTGGGCACACCCGATCTACCTCAACGACCCGGCCTTCCTCGCCCTGCCGCCGGCCGAGCGCGCCGCGATCCACGACCGAGCCGAAAAACTCCGGGACGCGATCACCGAGTCCGGCGAGCTCCTCGGCGGCGAGATGCTCGATGCACCCACGACAGCCCGTACCGTTCGCGTCCGAGCTCGCCAGAAGATCGTGACCGACGGTCCCTACGCCGAGACGAAAGAACAACTCGCGGGCTTCGTGATCCTCGACTGCGCGACTCCCGAGCGCGCCGCCGAGATCGCCGCCGCGATTCCCGACGCCCGCTTCACCGGAATCGAGCTCCGCCCGATGATCTGA
- a CDS encoding GNAT family N-acetyltransferase, with product MTELAGARLLLRPFRPTDEAAVHRYASDPEVTRYTDWGPNTPEETAEFVRSVVDPLPSIHPFAVVVRAEDELIGAAEVRVLADRGELGYTLARPWWGRGYATEATTLLVDHAFGTLGLHRIDATCDPDNLASARVLTKAGFRPVGRLPDHLLVRGRWRDSLLFRLEP from the coding sequence GTGACCGAGCTCGCCGGGGCGCGGCTGCTCCTCCGCCCGTTCCGGCCCACCGACGAGGCGGCCGTCCACCGCTACGCGTCGGACCCCGAGGTCACCCGCTACACCGACTGGGGCCCCAACACCCCCGAGGAGACCGCCGAGTTCGTCCGGTCCGTCGTGGACCCGCTGCCGTCGATCCATCCGTTCGCCGTCGTCGTCCGGGCGGAGGACGAGTTGATCGGCGCGGCCGAGGTCCGCGTCCTCGCCGACCGCGGCGAGCTCGGCTACACGCTGGCCCGCCCCTGGTGGGGCCGCGGCTACGCGACCGAGGCGACGACGCTGCTCGTCGACCACGCCTTCGGCACCCTCGGCCTGCACCGGATCGACGCGACCTGCGACCCGGACAACCTCGCCTCCGCGCGGGTCCTCACCAAGGCCGGGTTCCGGCCGGTCGGCCGGCTCCCCGACCACCTCCTCGTGCGCGGACGGTGGCGCGACTCGTTGCTGTTCCGCCTCGAACCTTGA
- a CDS encoding low temperature requirement protein A, with product MTTARVSRPWRSPIVARDPNEAHRASTPLELLFDLCFVVAIASAASELHHALIEEHLYPQLLNYLMVFFSIWWAWMNFTWFASAYDPDDVPHRLLTLVEIAGVLVLAAGIPQAFEHEDFGIVTVGYLIMRLPQIGLWLRVAVSCPGDRTTALRYAGGLALVQVCWVLRLLLPDPWGFVGFFVLAAAEIAVPIWAERTGVTTWHPGHIAERYGLFTLLVLGEGVLGATVTIQAAISEGVSWSLLGVALAGLLVIFGLWWSYFTRPAEEGLRGTSRVSFVWGYAHYAVFAALAAVGAGIEVVAETATHHSELPAAGAAFALAVPVAVALVTVGALQSGLDSSRSYLLRFGVAGVLALVAAASTWAGVPLAVAALLIAAVVCALIVVDLIDVER from the coding sequence ATGACTACAGCACGTGTGAGCAGGCCCTGGCGGTCGCCGATCGTCGCCCGCGACCCGAACGAGGCCCACCGCGCCTCCACACCGCTCGAGTTGCTCTTCGACCTCTGCTTCGTGGTCGCGATCGCGTCGGCCGCGTCCGAGCTGCACCACGCGCTGATCGAGGAGCACCTCTATCCCCAGCTGCTGAACTACCTGATGGTGTTCTTCTCCATCTGGTGGGCGTGGATGAACTTCACCTGGTTCGCGTCCGCGTACGACCCGGACGACGTCCCGCACCGGCTGCTCACGCTGGTCGAGATCGCCGGCGTGCTGGTGCTGGCGGCCGGCATCCCGCAGGCGTTCGAGCACGAGGACTTCGGCATCGTGACGGTCGGCTACCTGATCATGCGGCTGCCGCAGATCGGGCTCTGGCTGCGGGTCGCGGTCAGCTGCCCGGGCGATCGGACGACCGCCCTCCGGTACGCCGGCGGGCTCGCGCTCGTCCAGGTCTGCTGGGTGTTGCGTCTGCTGCTGCCCGACCCGTGGGGCTTCGTCGGCTTCTTCGTGCTGGCGGCGGCCGAGATCGCGGTGCCGATCTGGGCCGAACGGACCGGCGTCACGACCTGGCACCCCGGCCACATCGCCGAGCGCTACGGTCTGTTCACGCTGCTCGTCCTGGGCGAGGGGGTGCTGGGCGCGACCGTGACGATCCAGGCCGCGATCAGCGAGGGTGTGTCGTGGAGCCTGCTCGGCGTCGCGCTGGCCGGGTTGCTGGTGATCTTCGGGTTGTGGTGGTCGTACTTCACGCGTCCGGCCGAGGAGGGCCTGCGGGGAACGTCCCGGGTGTCGTTCGTCTGGGGGTACGCGCACTACGCGGTGTTCGCGGCGCTGGCCGCGGTCGGGGCCGGGATCGAGGTCGTGGCCGAGACCGCGACGCACCACAGCGAGCTGCCGGCCGCGGGTGCGGCGTTCGCGCTGGCCGTGCCGGTGGCGGTCGCGCTGGTCACGGTGGGGGCGCTGCAGAGCGGGCTGGACTCGTCGCGGTCGTATCTGCTCCGGTTCGGCGTCGCCGGGGTGCTGGCGTTGGTGGCGGCGGCCAGCACGTGGGCCGGTGTTCCGCTGGCCGTCGCCGCGCTGCTGATCGCGGCCGTCGTGTGCGCGCTCATCGTCGTCGATCTGATCGACGTCGAACGGTGA
- a CDS encoding DUF1059 domain-containing protein: MKHFACGDVVSGCTAVFVGDSDDEILALVAQHARQDHGLVDVPGDLVSAVRAAIVTKAA; encoded by the coding sequence ATGAAGCACTTCGCCTGCGGTGACGTCGTCAGCGGTTGCACGGCCGTCTTTGTCGGCGACAGCGACGACGAGATCCTCGCGCTCGTGGCGCAGCACGCCCGCCAGGACCACGGCCTCGTCGACGTACCCGGCGATCTCGTTTCCGCCGTGCGGGCCGCGATCGTCACCAAGGCGGCGTAG
- a CDS encoding EAL domain-containing protein encodes MSTELVTGLTTGSDYDPLDDASSWWGGQKNRSRPTMPPDPAAIRRQLAWRRAITGVLAEPEQIRVVFQPIADLARGTVAGYETLARIDAPVPGIGDRLSPDQWFGAAEENGLGPALEGVVIARALTRLDDLPPNAFLTVNVSPHLLGTPELDEAFASVSELSRVVVELTEHVAFGDLESITTETRRLRSAGALIAVDDAGSGYAGLQQILELRPQLVKLDRALVAGADRDPARAALAELLGQFAGRLDAWLLAEGIETVGELATFCRMGVPLGQGWLLGRPADEMLPLADEVRARVLAETSRVAVTDAIASVMISKVTVTTADRCDSPDPQPEPEPLVIVDRSGSPVEMVAPDPRDGVMRKLPVSLRVLASDAADDVLLRALTRSAEHRFDPVVCTDSWGQVIGIALVDELTRHVVKARAEDH; translated from the coding sequence ATGAGCACTGAGCTGGTCACCGGTCTCACGACCGGGTCCGACTACGACCCGCTGGACGACGCGTCGTCCTGGTGGGGCGGCCAGAAGAACCGGTCCCGGCCGACGATGCCGCCGGACCCGGCGGCGATCCGGCGTCAGCTGGCCTGGCGGCGGGCGATCACCGGTGTGCTGGCCGAGCCGGAGCAGATCCGGGTGGTGTTCCAGCCGATCGCCGACCTGGCCCGCGGCACGGTTGCCGGCTACGAGACCCTCGCGCGCATCGACGCCCCGGTGCCGGGCATCGGCGACCGCCTCTCCCCCGATCAGTGGTTCGGCGCCGCTGAGGAGAACGGGCTCGGACCCGCGCTCGAGGGCGTCGTCATCGCCCGGGCCCTCACCCGCCTGGACGATCTGCCGCCGAACGCGTTCCTGACCGTCAACGTCAGCCCGCACCTGCTGGGTACGCCGGAGCTCGACGAGGCGTTCGCCAGCGTGTCCGAGCTCTCGCGCGTCGTCGTCGAACTGACCGAGCACGTCGCCTTCGGCGACCTGGAGTCGATCACGACCGAAACCCGCCGCCTGCGGTCGGCCGGCGCCCTGATCGCGGTGGACGACGCGGGCAGCGGTTACGCGGGCCTGCAGCAGATCCTGGAGCTCCGGCCGCAGCTGGTGAAGCTCGACCGGGCGCTCGTGGCCGGAGCCGACCGGGACCCGGCGCGGGCCGCGCTGGCCGAGCTGCTCGGGCAGTTCGCCGGCCGCCTGGACGCGTGGCTGCTGGCCGAGGGCATCGAGACCGTCGGCGAGCTGGCCACGTTCTGCCGGATGGGCGTTCCGCTCGGGCAGGGCTGGCTGCTCGGTCGCCCGGCCGACGAGATGCTCCCGCTGGCCGACGAGGTGCGGGCGCGGGTGCTGGCCGAGACCAGCCGGGTCGCGGTGACCGACGCGATCGCCAGCGTGATGATCAGCAAAGTGACGGTGACCACCGCCGATCGGTGCGACTCGCCCGATCCCCAGCCGGAGCCGGAGCCGCTGGTGATCGTCGACCGGTCGGGGTCGCCGGTCGAGATGGTCGCGCCGGACCCGCGGGACGGCGTCATGCGGAAGCTGCCGGTGAGCCTGCGCGTGCTGGCCTCCGACGCGGCCGACGACGTGCTGCTGCGCGCGTTGACCCGCTCGGCCGAGCACCGGTTCGACCCGGTCGTGTGCACCGACTCCTGGGGTCAGGTGATCGGGATCGCGCTGGTCGACGAGCTGACCAGGCACGTCGTGAAAGCCCGGGCCGAGGACCACTAA
- the trxA gene encoding thioredoxin, whose translation MATVELTTDNFNETLSRDGITLVDFWASWCGPCRQFAPVFEKASEQHDDIVFGKVDTEAQQELAAAFDVRSIPTLMIVRDRVVLFAQPGALPGDALDDLIGQARAVDMDEVRKQAAESEETAEA comes from the coding sequence ATGGCCACGGTGGAACTCACCACCGACAACTTCAACGAGACGCTGTCCCGCGACGGCATCACGTTGGTCGATTTCTGGGCGTCCTGGTGCGGGCCGTGCCGGCAGTTCGCCCCGGTCTTCGAGAAGGCGTCCGAGCAGCACGACGACATCGTGTTCGGCAAGGTCGACACGGAGGCCCAGCAGGAGCTCGCGGCGGCGTTCGACGTCCGGTCGATTCCGACGCTGATGATCGTCCGGGACCGCGTGGTGCTGTTCGCGCAGCCGGGCGCGCTGCCGGGCGACGCGCTGGACGACCTGATCGGCCAGGCCCGCGCGGTGGACATGGACGAGGTGCGCAAGCAGGCCGCCGAGTCCGAGGAGACGGCCGAGGCCTGA
- a CDS encoding (deoxy)nucleoside triphosphate pyrophosphohydrolase: MSLTVVGAAIINDRGQVLAAQRAEPDRLAGGWEFPGGKVEPGERDEAALVRECREELGVEVEVGERLGPDIPLALGRGVLRVWLARALGEPAALEHAALRWLDADSLDDVPWLPADAPLIEELRTRLQAV, translated from the coding sequence GTGTCTCTTACCGTCGTGGGCGCTGCGATCATCAACGACCGCGGGCAGGTTCTGGCTGCCCAGCGGGCCGAGCCCGATCGGCTGGCCGGAGGCTGGGAATTCCCCGGCGGCAAGGTCGAGCCGGGCGAGCGCGACGAGGCCGCCCTGGTCCGGGAGTGCCGCGAGGAGCTCGGCGTCGAGGTCGAGGTCGGCGAGCGCCTCGGTCCGGACATCCCGCTCGCCCTCGGCCGCGGGGTCCTCCGCGTGTGGCTGGCTCGCGCGCTCGGTGAGCCTGCGGCTCTCGAGCACGCCGCCCTTCGGTGGTTGGACGCCGACTCGCTGGACGACGTGCCGTGGCTGCCTGCCGACGCGCCGTTGATCGAGGAGCTGCGCACGCGTCTGCAGGCCGTGTGA
- a CDS encoding SRPBCC family protein has translation MTTTLVHAPVELVFDLARDVREHTSAMAHTGERVVAPGRLSGLLDAGDLVCFRARHFGLWLGLDARVVSMEAPTTFSDEQVRGPFASLRHDHFFAPTGAGTLVTDRIGWRSPLGPVGRLADEVAVRRQLLGILTARNTHLKRRAEILAAGSAA, from the coding sequence ATGACGACGACGCTCGTCCACGCGCCGGTCGAGCTGGTGTTCGACCTGGCCCGGGACGTGCGGGAGCACACGTCGGCGATGGCGCACACGGGGGAGCGGGTCGTGGCGCCGGGGCGGCTCTCGGGGTTGCTGGACGCCGGGGACCTGGTGTGTTTCCGGGCTCGGCACTTCGGGCTGTGGCTCGGGCTGGACGCGCGGGTGGTCTCGATGGAGGCGCCGACGACGTTCTCGGACGAGCAGGTGCGCGGGCCGTTCGCATCGCTGCGTCACGACCACTTCTTCGCGCCGACCGGGGCCGGGACGCTGGTGACCGACCGGATCGGGTGGCGGTCGCCGCTGGGGCCCGTGGGCCGGTTGGCCGACGAGGTCGCGGTCCGGCGTCAGCTGTTGGGGATCCTGACGGCGCGGAACACGCACCTGAAGCGTCGGGCGGAGATCCTGGCCGCGGGATCGGCCGCGTAG
- a CDS encoding AAA family ATPase, with protein MVNPAELGVALSGGSGPVLDSAGYPAPPADPNYPVPPQAGPPAPEYAPSYPPSAFPQSGPPQSDATQPVFPQSEGAPPAFPPPGYPPAQPEAPGFPPAPPQSAFPQPAFPPAPVPQSGPPQPGYPQSGPPAQPGFPAQPGFSAQPGGPQAGPAFPPPQYAPQAGLPAVPAQPANYAPQPSKVFGPDATPVQATWTPDGLLPMPEHADNRLQRLKTSLNSGRAARESAGVAHELSQPITVTRRIAVLGIRGGSGKSTVAALLVSAYATHRGDRVLAVDADPDLGSLGLRLGASSPTSLSGLGKVPRVWSTLDEAERCLGRSQSGAWVLSGERGSAAPEVVPPNAYLGVVHGISRYFAVTVIDAGAGMVTPLNQSVLADAHSIVLATPASVDGVVSARRALEWIREWGPHRLPQTLVALTAMSPQAAAIDLNRTAEAFAPFGVVPALLPYDRHLATGSTIEPWRLGERTRNSAVQLAAAALAKSRALP; from the coding sequence GTGGTCAACCCGGCTGAGCTCGGGGTGGCGCTGAGCGGTGGTTCTGGGCCGGTGCTCGACAGCGCGGGGTATCCGGCGCCGCCGGCCGACCCGAACTATCCGGTTCCTCCGCAGGCTGGTCCGCCGGCTCCGGAGTATGCGCCGAGCTACCCGCCGTCGGCGTTCCCGCAGTCCGGCCCCCCGCAGTCGGACGCGACCCAGCCGGTCTTTCCGCAATCGGAGGGGGCTCCCCCGGCGTTCCCGCCGCCCGGCTACCCGCCTGCGCAGCCCGAGGCGCCCGGCTTCCCCCCGGCGCCCCCGCAGTCGGCGTTTCCGCAGCCGGCGTTCCCGCCGGCGCCGGTCCCGCAGTCGGGGCCTCCGCAGCCGGGGTATCCGCAGTCCGGGCCTCCCGCCCAACCGGGCTTTCCCGCGCAACCGGGCTTTTCCGCGCAACCGGGCGGGCCCCAGGCGGGTCCGGCCTTTCCGCCGCCGCAGTACGCGCCGCAGGCGGGGCTCCCAGCCGTCCCGGCCCAGCCGGCCAACTACGCCCCCCAGCCCTCCAAGGTCTTCGGCCCCGACGCGACCCCGGTCCAGGCCACCTGGACCCCCGACGGCCTGCTCCCGATGCCCGAGCACGCCGACAACCGCCTCCAGCGCCTCAAGACCAGCCTCAACTCCGGCCGCGCGGCCCGCGAGTCCGCCGGCGTCGCGCACGAGCTGAGCCAGCCGATCACCGTCACCCGGCGCATCGCCGTCCTCGGCATCCGCGGCGGATCGGGCAAGAGCACGGTCGCCGCACTCCTGGTCAGCGCCTACGCGACCCACCGCGGCGACCGCGTGCTGGCCGTCGACGCCGACCCCGACCTCGGCTCGCTGGGCCTGCGCCTCGGGGCGTCGTCGCCGACGTCGTTGTCGGGCCTCGGCAAGGTCCCGCGCGTCTGGTCGACCCTCGACGAGGCCGAGCGCTGCCTCGGTCGGAGCCAGTCCGGCGCCTGGGTGCTCTCCGGCGAGCGCGGCTCGGCCGCGCCCGAGGTGGTCCCGCCGAACGCGTACCTCGGCGTCGTGCACGGCATCAGCCGTTACTTCGCGGTGACGGTCATCGACGCCGGTGCCGGCATGGTGACGCCGCTGAACCAGTCCGTGCTGGCCGACGCCCACTCGATCGTGCTGGCCACCCCGGCCAGCGTCGACGGCGTCGTGTCGGCCCGGCGCGCGCTGGAGTGGATCCGCGAGTGGGGCCCGCACCGGCTGCCCCAGACGCTGGTCGCGCTGACCGCGATGTCGCCGCAGGCGGCCGCCATCGACCTGAACCGCACCGCGGAGGCGTTCGCCCCGTTCGGCGTGGTGCCCGCGCTGCTGCCCTACGACCGCCACCTCGCCACCGGCTCGACGATCGAACCGTGGCGCCTCGGCGAGCGCACCCGCAACTCCGCGGTGCAACTGGCCGCCGCCGCCCTGGCCAAGTCCCGAGCCCTCCCCTGA